TGAAACCCTGCGGCTGTTTTTCTACGATGGCCCCAAAAAGCTGCTGACGCTGCTGGCCAAGATCATTCTGCTGGTGTTGATTGTGTTCCACCGCAACGAGCATCTGGACAAGTATCGCCAGGGGCTGGCCATCGTGCTGATTTCCACGGCAGTGACGGTGGCGCTGGTGGGTGGTCTTAAATCACTGACCAATGTGCCCTGTCCGAAGGACCTGGCGCACTTCGGCGGCGAATATCCTTACATCACCTTCCTGCACCGCATACCGCTGGCGGAGCACCTGGGCCGGGTGCGCTGTTTCCCCGCCGGTCACGCCAGTGGTGGATTTGCGTTGCTGTCCCTGTTCTTCCTGTTCCGCCGCCGCCGCAATCAGTGGATCGGCTTCGGTGTCGGCATGGCGCTGGGCTGGACATTCGGTCTTTACAAAATGCTGATCGGCGATCACTTCCTGAGCCATACACTCGTGACCATGTGTCTCGCGTGGCTGGTATCGGTCCTGGTCGCGGCGATGGTCTACCGGTTCTCAGGGCGCAAGGATTCGCAACAGGACGCCACCGCGGGGGAAAGCGCCCCCACTTGAACGATCCGCGGCAAAACGTTCATTGAAGACTGGAAAATACAAAATGGATATTCGTAGCGCCGATGCGGCAGAGGGAATCTGGTC
This region of Microbulbifer sp. SAOS-129_SWC genomic DNA includes:
- a CDS encoding phosphatase PAP2 family protein, whose product is MDKRFLFRHAVLAFACMLFVIVLFDFTNIDMWVQNKLYQFGPGQWLLDKHDETLRLFFYDGPKKLLTLLAKIILLVLIVFHRNEHLDKYRQGLAIVLISTAVTVALVGGLKSLTNVPCPKDLAHFGGEYPYITFLHRIPLAEHLGRVRCFPAGHASGGFALLSLFFLFRRRRNQWIGFGVGMALGWTFGLYKMLIGDHFLSHTLVTMCLAWLVSVLVAAMVYRFSGRKDSQQDATAGESAPT